The following nucleotide sequence is from Juglans microcarpa x Juglans regia isolate MS1-56 chromosome 6D, Jm3101_v1.0, whole genome shotgun sequence.
tttataaattttcaaagtaCCCAATTAAAGAGGAAAGAGATGGCGGAGAAAGAGACAAAAGGTTGTGATGATCATAGATTTACAGCAatgataaatcatttttcttttatattatatattggttaATTTATATAAGCTGCATCGAtcttatatatcatgcatgcttaCATAATCAGAAAAAGTTTGGTTAATTTATATTCATCTCTTGATCTGGTAAATGGATCCTTTACATGTACAATTAGTGTTGATGGCAATTGATGATCCAAAGAAGGGCGTGGacaaaatgttttatttgttaatattagtGCATGTGAACAAGTATAATCGTTTGTATTGTATTGTAGTGTATTGTATTCGTTTAAAGAATGTGGAtgttaacaattaattaatgcaaACTCTTATTCTTAGATTTTTATTAGAGCCACTTGAGAAAGTTGATGGGGGTAGAGATCATTAGactcattattaatttattaatgttactcatcaatttatttatttattgtaatcCCCAGCCACACTAATATcgtgatataatatattagaagtGATTCTATAGATCAAACATTTAAatgcaattaattaaaatgaattacaCCGTTTATGTGACTAGAGACGACAAAACTTATTCTGAAAATGGAAATTATCATTTCACACATAAATGATCATGATGTTCTATTTGTGTCATTGGAAGATCAAACAAGATGCGTAGGGTTACATTTATatcttgatataatatattagaagtGATTCTACAAGtcaatcatttaaatacaatcaattaaaatgaattacaCTGTTCATGTGACTAGAGACAACAAAACTTATTCTAAAAAATGGAAATTCTCATTTCACACACAAATGATCATGATGTTCTATTTGTGTCAATGGAAGATTAAGCAAGATGCGTGGGATTACACTTATAtctagatataatatattagaagtGATTCTATAGGTCGatcatttaaatacaatcaattaaaatgaattacaCCGTTCATGTGACTAGAGAAGACaaaacttattttgaaaaacagAAATTCTCATTTCACACACAAATGATCATGATGTTCTATTTGTGTTAATGGAAGATCAAACAAAATGTGTGGCGACTACACTTATatcttgatataatatattagaagtGATTCTATAGGtcaatcatttaaatacaatcaattaaaatgaattacaCCGTTCATATGACTAGAGACAACAAAACTTATTCTGAAAATAGAAATTCTCATTTCGCACATAAATGATCATGATGTTTTATTTGTGTCATTGGAAGATTAAACAAGATGCGTGGGGTTACACTTATatcttgatataatatattagaagtGATTCTACAAGTCAATCATTTAAACACaatcaattaaaatgaattacaCTGTTCATGTGACTATAGACAACAAAACTTATTCTAAAAAGTGGAAATTCTCATTTCACACACAAATGATCATGATGTTCTATTTGTGTCAATGGAAGATTAAGCAAGATGCGTGGGATTACACTTATatcttgatataatatattagaagtGATTCTATAGGTCGatcatttaaatacaatcaattaaaatgaattacaCCGTTCATGTGACTAGAGAAGAcaacttattttgaaaaacagAAATTCTCATTTCACACACAAATGATCATGATGTTCTATTTGTGTTAATGGAAGATTAAACAAGATGCATGGGGATTACACTTATatcttgatataatatattagaagtGATTCTATAGGtcaatcatttaaatacaatcaattaaaatgaattatacTGTTCATGTGACTAGAGACAACAAAACTCACAAATGATTATGATGTTCTATTTGTGTCAATGGAAGATTAAACAAGCTGCGTGGGATTACACTTATatcttgatataatatattagaagtGATTCTATTGGtcaatcatttaaatacaatcaACTAAAATGTTTTACACCGTTCATGTGACTAGAGATGACAAAACTTATTCTGAAAATAGAGCAATaaagcagatgcttttttgtaTTTCAGCGGCcagtttggattaaaaaattagttaagatgattttagatgagttgaataaaatattattagaatattatttttaaatattattattgtttcaagatttgaaaaagttaaattatttattatattttgtgtggtaatttaagaaagttgtaatgataagatgagatgcgttgagctgagttgagataagtttccAATCCGGAGGTTTTCCAAAAACAGTGAAAATAGAGCAGATACATTTTTGTATCTAAACACTAGAACAGAGTAAAGCATTACTCATAAACCTGAAGTTTTGTCCAAAGATAAATGCACTCTTAACTGAAATATCAAAAAACTCCACATGATTCTCACATATTGAAATACCAAGTTTTGCGTCAACACTCATTGGGGATTTAAATATGTTAACTGTAAGTGTCCAGGTGAAGAGGGCTAGCAAAAGACGCTAAGACTCCCTTGTCATCTTGCATCCTACGTTATGTCATTCTGCATCGTGTTATTTTAgaagatataattatatattgtattgCGTGAAGTGTTGAAAAACTAAAAGCCATTATATATATCACCGAAAGAGCCAGGCTGCCAGTGCTAAAACTTGAGAGGAAATGGCTCTGCTACCATTGCTGCTGCAATCATGGCAAGAGCTACACAAAATACCAGTCAATCCCTTCCTAtctcttcttttcatcttttcatttcTATATGTTTTTAAACGTATACTCAGAAGTGACAAATCCAATTTACCTCCATCCCCACCAAAGCTGCCAATCATAGGCAACCTTCACCAGCTTGGCACACACCCACATCGCTCTTTTCGATCCCTTTCTAAGAAGTATGGCCCCGTAATGCTCTTACACTTGGGTCATGCTCCATCCCTTGTGGTGTCATCTGCAGATATGGCCAGAGAAGTCATGAAGACACATGATATCACTTTCTCAAACAGGCCAAGAACTACAGCTGCTGACATCTTACTATATGGTTGTACAGACATAGCGTTCGCATCCTATGGTGAATATTGGAGACAAGCAAGGAAAATCTGCGTCCTCGAACTTTTGAGCCTCAGAAGAGTGCGATCATTCCAATATGTAAGGGAAGAAGaggttattttattaaaaaataggatACGTGAGTCGTGCCTCAAACAAACTTCTGTTAATCTAAGCGAAATGTTCTTTGCAACCTCAAACAATATTGTCTCTAGATGTACGCTTGGACATAAGTATGATGGAGGAGATGGTAAGAGTAGGTTTGGACAGCTAGCAAGAAGGCTAATGGTGCTATTGACAGCATTCTGCGTCAGAGATTTTTTCCCTTCTCTAGGATGGATTGATGTTCTTACCGGACTAATCCCAAGTTTGAAAGCGGTCGTCAGAGAAATTGATCCATTTTTACATCAAGTTGTTGAagaacacaagaaaatgagaagcgATCATGATCCTGACCAACCAAATTATAAGAAAGACTTTGTTGATATTCTTCTGCAACTTCAAGAGGACGGTATGCTTGACTATGAGTTCACTCAAGACAACCTCAAAGCAATCTTACTGGtatcgctctctctctctctctcaaacactTTGACACATCCACACACACCAACACGCAATCACGCGtaaggttttctttttcaacaatttCAGGATATGTTTGTGGGAGGAAGTGAGACGTCTTCAACAACTTTGGAATGGTTAATGGCTGAGCtcataaaaaatccaaatattaTGAAGAAAGCACAAGAAGAGGTGAGAAGAGTGGTGGGCAACAAGTTGAAGATAGATGAGAATGACATCAATCAAATGGTTTACTTGAAATGTATTATCAAGGAAACGCTCAGACTCCATCCAGCAGTTCCTTTCTTGGTACCTCGAGAAACATCAGCAAGGGTGAAATTTGGAAGTTATGATATACCTTCAGAAACAAGAGTATATGTCAACGTATGGGCAATCCAAAGGGACCCTGAAATATGGGAGAGGCCAGAAGAGTTTCTCCCCGAAAGATTTATTGACAACCCTATCGATTTTAAAGGCCAAGACTTTGAATTTCTCCCATTTGGAGGTGGAAGAAGGGGATGCCCAGGGTTGTCATTTGCTCTCGCTTCAGTTGAGTATGTGATTGCCAACATGTTATGTTGGTTTGATTGGAGGTTGCCGACAGCTAGTGTAAAGGGGCAAGACAGCTTGGACATGGGAGAAGTTTATGGGCTCACTGTGGGTAAGAAAATTCCCCTTCATTTGGTACCAACACTACACTCTCCTTGAACCATCCATCCAGCCATTAAAGATGAGATTGATTTTGGTTACGCACGTAATATTCCTTTTGCTCTAGTGGCGATTCTCCATTTGCTGACAACTGGTTATGGATGGCGGCCACATGATTGCGGCTTTTACTCTGGTTAATGTTATCACGATAGTGTTGATCATGAGCTTCGTCCCAATCAATATTGTATTTGCATGAAaagctttctttgtttttaatttagtttGGGATCCTTTCTTAATAATTGTGCTCAGGTGTTGGGAGCCATTTAAGCCATTAATTAAGCTGGCGAAGGTTGCCTTTTTATTTAGTGTACACTTTATATGGCCAAAATGATATGTaccgtctatatatatattttaaataaataaaaaggaaaaatttggCAGAgaaattttcatgtgtttttcttggagccactacaagaaaagatttttttcaGCACCACATTTCATTGCTAATACTATGGAACATCATTGGAAATGCTCATTCTGGTCGAATTTTCAATCGCCGCCTGCCGCATATTCAttggaattgttttttttttttggtctttttttttttttttaaatcaacgAACCAAGGAAGTCGTCGCAACTAGTATGTTATTTCCTGCAATTAAGTTAGTCGgaaatagttaaaaatttgCCGAAAATGTGTGTTCCATTATCATAAGAAATCGTTGAGAAAATGTATTTACGGCAACAAATTTTAGCCACAAATACCTTAAAAATTGCCGCAATAGCCTGTTTTACAACGAATATATGCTTTGACGCTAAAAGCTTAAGGGAACCATAAACACTTTTTGCGATGAACATTCTTCGCCGCAATTAGACATTTTCATCAATCACAAAGTCCTCGCAAATATTTATTGACTTTCCATTGAAAATTTTCAACGCTAAAGTATATTTTGCGACGTACGTTAATGGTCGCAAAGAAGGATTTTCAACGACAAAGTGACATTTTTATAGTATCATAAATGTGGATTAACTTCTTTAAAGAAGGTAAAGAAGTTAATCCACATGAAACAAATTTACTAAGCTATAAACATAATCTTAAACCAAGACTTTCTATAAGCAACTACTTAAGTTTTGAACTCCAACTACCTAATACATTCTGTAAGCAATAATTTAAAACCAAGATTACAAAGCATGTGGATTAATAACCATTGTTTTTAATCTCGTACCGTATCGGTTGATATGATCGGTATTTTCCATACCGGCCACTGGACCGGTAcaggtatcatatatatttcataccagcccaaataccggccgtaTCTGCTTGTATTTCggcctttattattattattatttcatttttttcattttttcaaactacaagcttattttttgactctcaattcagactaggttatttataatttatatatatatgtatttatatatagactattattttggaatataatttatatatttatatatatataatttattcagaTATCGACTACCCCGAAAcagtacacgaaacggtacgagtactgaaatatttcgttccagtgccttgaccggtacgacatctggtacgatattcaaaacattgttaaTAACCATTGCCATTTTATGTGAGAAAAAAAGTGCCAAAGTATAAGCATTTAAAGAGGTTGTTATCTCCTGGTTTATGTAAAAAATTCTCCCATTGGAATTAAGAAAACCAGTATCTTTTTTGTGATGATAGAAGAGATATAAACACCAGCActtgatgagaaaataaaaagataccAACAGATCAAGTACATAGTCATTTATACCACATGTCCAAATTTGCCAAGTGCATTGCGTCTTGCATACTTTCCCTCCCTATATACTTGGCATCTGAATAGCAAAGGAAACCCTCAACTTCGCAAACCTTCCACCACCCTagccaataaaaattaattacgCATCTCATGCAATGGCAATTGCAGAAACTGTTTTGTCCACCAACCTATCCAATCATACAAGATTATATATTGCATCTTGCATATAGTGACAATTGCAAAAAACATTATCCTTGCAcgtaaaacacaaaaactagATACATTCTGCACACACTCACTCGAATTTCACCCTAGTACAACAAACGAAGACCATCATCTGGTCGGTCCCAACATAAATGAATTCAGTCTAAttgaaaatgtttaaaatatatttccttcattttccttGATGGAGTAAAACCACTTTTGAGCTCAAAGTAACCAAATCTTTTGGAACAGTAAAACATTCTGTTAACGAATACTACTGCATGGTATAGGATAGTAACTGAATTAGGTGGCAAAGATCATGAAAGGAATGGAAACATTTCCCAACTTTGCTATTTCCATATAATAGTTCATATTGTAAGCAGttaaaacttctcaaatatGTGCTGGGATCCTTTTGTTCACTAGTCAACTAGCATACAAGGGGATTGCAAAGTGTACACAAATCTTAGGGTCCTAACCCATTACAGGCATATAGCATGAAATCTTAATCAACCTCAGTATATTCTTCACCAATATTGTTGCTGGGTTATCAAATATGCTCTACTTCTGGCTTCTAAAGTATTCGGTGTACCTAGCCTTCCAACTATTCGTATAACACATTTTTATGTAGAAAGTTTCAGGCTCATCCTGGTAAACTCATCTTTCACAtctcttttttggttttcaatAGAAGTTTCTAAGtgtaaaacataatttatggtTACAAGTAGCAATTAAACAAGCATGACATCATGATTTCCTGCCAAGAATGACATTATGAATAATCACACATACATTGGGGATGATAATCAAATTTATcttgagtaaaaaaatttacattaacCAGGAGtagaacaagaaaaattatgagaagccataataaaaaattggataattcgtacttataaaaaaatcttacaatTAGTAGATATCTAAAATATACTACAATTAAGTAGTTCATAGGAATCTGCTGGATCCAAACCTCATCAGTGCTTACCTAGAAGTTAATTCTATATGTAATTCCACCATGTCTAGGTATAATATCACCAAAATCCAGCAAGAAAAGGGGGACATATAGCAAATGGTGCGTGACAACATCTTGAAAGCTTGATTGAATCGAAAATTTAGGAAGTATAAAGGCAAACCTTGATTTTAAACCAATAATGAGCATCCATCTTTCTTTATCACAAATGAGAGAAACATAAATGGAAGGCTGAGACTTCTAGCCCCACAGAAAATGATGAGTTTTGGAAGAAAGCAAATGAGATACAGGTACCACCAACAATTAAAAGtcaaattattgataaatagaTCCAAGAACTCCTACTCCAGTTTTCA
It contains:
- the LOC121236023 gene encoding cytochrome P450 71A1-like, which encodes MALLPLLLQSWQELHKIPVNPFLSLLFIFSFLYVFKRILRSDKSNLPPSPPKLPIIGNLHQLGTHPHRSFRSLSKKYGPVMLLHLGHAPSLVVSSADMAREVMKTHDITFSNRPRTTAADILLYGCTDIAFASYGEYWRQARKICVLELLSLRRVRSFQYVREEEVILLKNRIRESCLKQTSVNLSEMFFATSNNIVSRCTLGHKYDGGDGKSRFGQLARRLMVLLTAFCVRDFFPSLGWIDVLTGLIPSLKAVVREIDPFLHQVVEEHKKMRSDHDPDQPNYKKDFVDILLQLQEDGMLDYEFTQDNLKAILLDMFVGGSETSSTTLEWLMAELIKNPNIMKKAQEEVRRVVGNKLKIDENDINQMVYLKCIIKETLRLHPAVPFLVPRETSARVKFGSYDIPSETRVYVNVWAIQRDPEIWERPEEFLPERFIDNPIDFKGQDFEFLPFGGGRRGCPGLSFALASVEYVIANMLCWFDWRLPTASVKGQDSLDMGEVYGLTVGKKIPLHLVPTLHSP